Proteins encoded together in one Neobacillus sp. FSL H8-0543 window:
- the scpA gene encoding methylmalonyl-CoA mutase has protein sequence MKLQKPDFQNIPLNNEQDFITKQQWQEQVEKDIQSSIDDLLFETNEQIKLKPLYTTEDRNEIEHLDDLPGLPPYTRGPYPTMYVNRPWTVRQYAGFSTAEESNAFYRRNLAMGQKGLSVAFDLATHRGYDSDHPRVVGDVGKAGVAIDSVLDMKTLFDGIPLDQMSVSMTMNGAVLPILAFFIAAAEEQGVSQDKLSGTIQNDILKEYMVRNTYIYPPEMSMKIIADIFEYTSKYMPKFNSISISGYHMQEAGAPADLELAYTLADGLEYVRTGLKAGIEIDKFAPRLSFFWAVGMNYFMEVAKMRAARLIWAKMIQSFEPKNKKSLALRTHSQTSGWSLTEQDPFNNVIRTLLEAHAAAMGHTQSLHTNALDEAIALPTDFSARIARNTQLFLQEESGITKVIDPWAGSYYVEKLTDELVQRAWTHIEEIEKLGGMAKAIETGLPKMRIEEAAAKRQAQIDSGSETIIGVNRYRLEKEEAIDILDIDNTAVRIKQIEKLNSLKAARDENIVEEALLALTHAAESGKGNLLELAVRAARVRATLGEISDAIEKVANRHKAIIRSISGVYSKAFTNEEEISEVKKMTDEFLENEGRRPRILIAKMGQDGHDRGAKVIATAFADLGFDVDIGPLFQTPEETALQGIENDVHVIGMSSLAAGHKTLLPQLVAELKKLGREDILVVIGGVIPAQDYQYLYEKGASAIFGPGTIIPVAAGKVIKEIYKQLGYEEVAE, from the coding sequence GTGAAGCTTCAAAAGCCTGATTTCCAAAATATACCATTAAATAATGAGCAGGACTTCATCACTAAACAACAATGGCAGGAACAGGTTGAAAAGGATATTCAATCCTCCATAGATGATTTGCTTTTTGAAACTAACGAACAAATTAAGCTAAAACCTCTTTATACAACGGAGGATCGTAACGAAATCGAGCATTTAGACGATCTGCCTGGTCTGCCGCCATATACACGCGGTCCTTATCCAACAATGTATGTGAACCGCCCATGGACAGTCCGTCAATATGCAGGATTTTCAACAGCCGAGGAAAGCAATGCCTTCTATCGCCGTAATCTGGCTATGGGACAAAAGGGATTATCTGTTGCTTTTGATTTAGCAACACACCGTGGCTACGATTCAGATCATCCCCGCGTTGTTGGGGATGTCGGAAAAGCCGGTGTTGCGATTGATTCTGTTCTCGATATGAAGACTTTATTTGATGGAATACCGTTAGATCAAATGTCTGTTTCGATGACAATGAATGGGGCCGTTTTACCAATCCTCGCATTTTTTATTGCTGCTGCAGAAGAACAAGGAGTAAGTCAGGACAAGCTCTCAGGAACGATTCAAAATGATATTTTGAAAGAATATATGGTCAGGAACACTTATATCTATCCACCGGAAATGTCAATGAAGATCATTGCGGATATCTTTGAGTATACTTCCAAATATATGCCAAAGTTTAATAGTATCAGTATTTCCGGCTATCATATGCAGGAAGCCGGTGCGCCAGCTGATCTTGAACTGGCATATACACTCGCTGATGGGCTGGAGTATGTAAGAACGGGGCTAAAAGCAGGAATTGAAATCGATAAATTTGCACCGAGATTATCTTTCTTCTGGGCAGTGGGAATGAATTATTTTATGGAAGTCGCCAAGATGCGGGCAGCTCGTTTGATATGGGCAAAGATGATTCAATCGTTTGAGCCGAAAAACAAGAAATCGTTGGCCCTTAGAACCCATTCGCAAACCTCTGGATGGAGCTTGACGGAGCAGGACCCGTTTAATAATGTTATTCGAACACTGCTTGAAGCACATGCGGCAGCAATGGGGCATACCCAATCACTCCATACTAATGCCTTAGATGAGGCGATTGCTTTACCAACCGACTTCTCTGCTCGAATAGCCAGAAATACACAGCTGTTCCTTCAGGAAGAGTCAGGGATAACGAAGGTAATTGATCCATGGGCTGGATCCTACTATGTGGAAAAACTCACTGATGAATTGGTGCAGCGTGCATGGACGCATATTGAGGAAATTGAAAAGCTAGGCGGCATGGCAAAGGCGATTGAAACTGGCCTTCCAAAAATGAGAATTGAAGAGGCTGCTGCAAAAAGGCAAGCTCAAATTGACTCAGGATCAGAAACGATTATTGGTGTAAATCGTTATCGCCTCGAAAAAGAAGAAGCGATAGATATTTTAGATATTGATAATACCGCAGTCCGTATAAAGCAAATTGAAAAGTTAAATTCGTTAAAAGCTGCTCGTGATGAGAATATAGTGGAGGAAGCATTACTAGCCTTAACCCATGCTGCGGAATCAGGTAAAGGTAATTTGCTGGAACTTGCCGTTAGGGCTGCTAGAGTGAGGGCGACACTAGGAGAAATTTCAGATGCAATAGAAAAAGTAGCAAACAGACATAAAGCAATTATCCGTTCAATAAGCGGTGTATACAGCAAGGCTTTTACCAATGAAGAAGAAATTTCTGAAGTAAAAAAAATGACAGATGAATTCCTTGAGAATGAAGGAAGAAGACCGAGGATTCTAATTGCAAAAATGGGACAGGATGGACATGACCGCGGTGCAAAGGTAATAGCTACTGCTTTCGCTGACCTCGGGTTTGACGTTGATATCGGTCCATTATTCCAAACACCAGAAGAAACAGCCTTACAGGGGATTGAAAATGATGTACATGTGATCGGTATGAGCTCGCTGGCTGCAGGGCATAAAACACTGCTTCCACAGCTTGTTGCAGAATTGAAAAAGTTAGGCAGGGAAGATATTTTAGTCGTTATCGGTGGAGTTATTCCTGCGCAAGATTATCAATATTTGTATGAAAAGGGTGCATCAGCTATTTTTGGTCCAGGTACAATTATTCCAGTTGCTGCTGGAAAGGTAATCAAGGAGATTTATAAACAACTCGGTTATGAGGAAGTGGCAGAATAA
- a CDS encoding methylmalonyl-CoA mutase subunit beta — protein MSFEDLKNQTFPSITKNDWKLKAEESLKGKTVDSLQTTTYEAITLQALYTRLDEQKISDYPGGSDFRRGIYPLGYQTSNWKVAQRISSKSFAELKGKLQEAIEKGQTAISFEVSKQLFNGKETLREILGELTEIYPFAINTKGMQSALIAELTEMAVQQGNGDKITGYVANDPISMFAEEGQMSNEVLAVWSEDIKLANNKLPNLQTVLINTAVYHQGGANAVQELGIAAATGVYYIQRLLEDGMRLDEALSKMVFQFSIGGNFFMELAKLRAARILWNKITGVYGAEPSSRGMHIAAETSNYTKAVYDPHVNILRAGNEAFAAVLGGVQYLHVTPFDDITGSTQLSERIARNTQNILMEEAYLQKVADPAGGSWYIESLTGELAEKGWGYFQQLEANGGILEVLKSSKLQYDIKAISNKRQHDIFTRKQSVIGTNVYANLDEQVPGSKENSLNNYFSNDHMTINFEAIKQTRVAEPFESLRKISKDIENKSGSEPFVSMLCLGELRNYKPRLDFMKGFLAAGGLKAAESGSITTYEAAKQFVINQNTKYLCLCGSNDQYEQYGHEIVTALTKEFPDRVIYLAGLPEKEQQIQWLKEGIKQFVHVKSNCYETLSIILTEMEVLAGEASKA, from the coding sequence ATGAGTTTTGAAGATTTAAAAAATCAAACCTTTCCTTCGATAACGAAAAATGATTGGAAGTTAAAAGCAGAGGAATCGTTGAAGGGAAAAACGGTTGATTCATTACAAACAACTACATATGAAGCTATTACGTTGCAGGCACTTTACACACGCTTAGATGAGCAAAAAATATCAGATTATCCAGGAGGCTCTGATTTTAGAAGAGGGATTTATCCTTTAGGATATCAAACAAGCAACTGGAAGGTAGCTCAGCGAATTTCCTCCAAATCCTTCGCAGAATTAAAGGGGAAGCTTCAAGAAGCAATTGAGAAAGGACAAACAGCTATTTCTTTTGAAGTTTCTAAGCAACTTTTTAACGGCAAGGAAACGTTAAGGGAAATACTAGGTGAACTCACAGAAATATATCCTTTTGCTATCAATACAAAAGGTATGCAATCTGCACTTATTGCTGAACTAACAGAAATGGCGGTGCAGCAGGGTAATGGTGATAAAATCACTGGATACGTTGCTAACGACCCAATTTCAATGTTCGCTGAAGAAGGACAAATGTCAAATGAAGTTCTTGCAGTATGGTCAGAGGATATTAAACTGGCAAATAATAAACTTCCTAATCTTCAAACAGTCTTGATTAATACCGCAGTCTACCATCAAGGCGGGGCAAATGCGGTCCAGGAGCTAGGAATTGCAGCTGCTACAGGTGTCTATTATATACAAAGGCTCCTGGAGGATGGAATGCGCCTTGATGAAGCTCTATCGAAAATGGTTTTCCAATTCTCAATCGGCGGTAATTTCTTTATGGAGCTGGCTAAGCTTCGGGCGGCCCGTATTCTTTGGAATAAGATCACTGGGGTATATGGTGCTGAACCATCGTCTAGAGGCATGCACATAGCTGCAGAAACTTCCAACTATACAAAAGCGGTTTATGACCCGCATGTAAATATTCTACGGGCAGGGAATGAGGCCTTTGCAGCTGTACTTGGCGGAGTTCAGTATTTGCACGTAACACCATTTGATGACATTACTGGGAGCACCCAGCTATCAGAGCGGATTGCCAGGAATACACAGAACATTTTGATGGAAGAAGCTTATTTACAAAAGGTAGCTGACCCTGCTGGAGGTTCATGGTATATAGAGTCCTTAACAGGGGAATTAGCTGAAAAGGGTTGGGGTTATTTTCAGCAACTAGAGGCAAACGGAGGAATTCTTGAAGTCTTAAAATCGAGCAAGCTACAATATGATATAAAAGCAATCAGCAACAAACGTCAGCATGATATTTTCACAAGGAAGCAAAGCGTAATTGGAACAAATGTATATGCAAATCTCGATGAACAGGTACCTGGGTCAAAAGAAAATAGCCTTAATAACTATTTTAGCAATGACCATATGACGATTAATTTTGAGGCGATTAAGCAAACGAGAGTTGCTGAACCATTTGAAAGTTTAAGGAAAATTAGTAAAGACATTGAAAACAAATCTGGCTCTGAACCCTTCGTAAGTATGCTTTGTCTTGGAGAACTGCGCAATTATAAACCTAGACTAGATTTTATGAAAGGGTTTCTTGCTGCAGGAGGACTCAAAGCTGCAGAAAGCGGTTCTATAACTACATATGAAGCGGCGAAACAGTTTGTAATAAACCAAAACACAAAATATCTTTGCCTTTGCGGCAGTAATGACCAATACGAGCAATATGGACATGAAATTGTTACAGCATTAACAAAAGAATTTCCTGATCGAGTGATTTATTTGGCAGGATTACCGGAAAAAGAGCAACAGATACAATGGCTTAAAGAAGGAATTAAGCAGTTTGTCCATGTGAAAAGTAATTGTTATGAAACACTTTCTATCATATTAACAGAAATGGAGGTGTTGGCAGGTGAAGCTTCAAAAGCCTGA
- a CDS encoding dihydrolipoamide acetyltransferase family protein: MAIEQIKMPQLGESVTEGTISKWLVSVGDKVNKYDPLTEVMTDKVNAEVPSSYTGIIKELIAEEGETLAVGEVICTIEIEGGAFVTPKEVEKTTVASETVVDSEENQGNKARYSPAVLKISQEHGIDLTQVTGTGAGGRITRKDLLKLIDSGNIPTAGTNAETLKDTKTQRVTVQETVQPVSVPKQAATAVDIPVAVGDIEIPVSGIRKAIAANMLRSKHEAPHAWTMIEVDATSLVEYRNSLKEEFKKKEGFNLTFFAFFVKAVAQALKEYPQINSMWAGDKIIQKKDINISIAVATEDALYVPVIKQADEKTIKGIAREISELAVKVRTGKLRSEDMQGGTFTVNNTGSFGSVQSMGIINYPQAAILQVESIIKRPVVMNNGMIAVRDIVNLCMSLDHRILDGLVCGRFLQRVKEILENTSKSTTSIY, from the coding sequence GTGGCAATTGAACAAATTAAAATGCCTCAATTAGGGGAAAGCGTAACAGAAGGAACCATAAGTAAGTGGCTGGTTTCTGTTGGAGACAAAGTAAACAAGTATGACCCCTTAACGGAAGTTATGACAGATAAAGTGAATGCAGAGGTACCCTCATCTTATACTGGCATTATTAAAGAGCTAATTGCTGAAGAAGGGGAAACACTTGCAGTAGGAGAAGTCATTTGTACGATTGAGATCGAAGGTGGTGCCTTCGTGACACCTAAAGAAGTGGAGAAAACCACTGTTGCTTCTGAAACGGTTGTTGATTCCGAGGAGAATCAAGGAAATAAAGCTCGTTATTCACCCGCAGTATTAAAAATTTCTCAAGAACATGGAATTGATTTAACTCAGGTGACAGGCACCGGTGCGGGAGGCAGGATTACAAGAAAAGATTTGTTAAAGCTGATTGATTCAGGGAATATCCCTACAGCAGGTACTAATGCTGAAACTCTGAAGGACACGAAAACACAGCGGGTAACTGTACAGGAAACTGTTCAACCTGTTTCCGTACCAAAGCAAGCTGCAACAGCAGTTGATATTCCTGTTGCAGTTGGTGATATTGAGATTCCTGTTTCAGGTATCCGTAAAGCAATAGCAGCGAATATGTTGCGCAGTAAGCACGAAGCACCACATGCTTGGACAATGATTGAAGTCGATGCCACTAGCCTTGTGGAGTACCGGAATTCGTTAAAAGAAGAATTCAAGAAAAAAGAAGGCTTTAATTTAACTTTCTTTGCCTTCTTTGTAAAGGCTGTAGCTCAAGCATTGAAAGAATATCCGCAAATTAATTCAATGTGGGCTGGTGATAAGATTATTCAAAAGAAAGACATTAATATTTCAATTGCTGTAGCAACAGAGGATGCATTATATGTTCCAGTGATAAAACAAGCAGATGAGAAGACAATTAAGGGGATTGCGCGTGAAATATCTGAACTTGCTGTTAAGGTGAGAACAGGAAAGCTTCGGTCAGAGGATATGCAAGGCGGAACCTTTACGGTTAACAATACCGGCTCGTTTGGCTCTGTTCAATCCATGGGGATTATCAATTACCCTCAAGCTGCAATTCTGCAAGTAGAATCAATCATAAAACGCCCAGTTGTTATGAATAACGGGATGATTGCCGTGCGTGATATCGTAAACTTATGTATGTCTCTTGATCATAGAATATTAGACGGACTAGTATGTGGACGTTTCTTACAACGTGTAAAAGAAATCCTGGAAAACACATCAAAATCCACCACATCGATTTACTAA